GATGAGGAAGAGTGTGGAGATCAAGAAGgatgaaaaaaatgaatatgatTGTTTTGTTTCTCACAAGAGCATCAAAGAGCCAGTTATCGCCAAATTAGGTATGCAAACTCAgagtatgtttacatgacaaaaatgtaCTATGTAAAGTTTTTATTCCACCGCTGGACAAGACAAACTTTGGGGCAGTCGTGGAATAATGGTTAGAGCAGGGGTGTCCAGTCTTGCTCCTGAAGGGCTACTggcctgcaaagtttagctccaaccccacttaaacacacctgaaccagctaatcaaggtcttactgGGCATAGAAACCAGTAAGTaatccaggcaggtgtgttgaggagggggagtgcccttttttttaggtcagagcaactgcccctcaaaattcctgtgcacgtccctgcccTCCAGGACTGATTTTAGACAGTCCTGGGTTAAAAGAGTCAGACAAGTAACCTGCAGGTTGTGGGTTCGATTCTCAATACTGGCAGGAAATGATTAAGGTGCCTTTGAGCAAGACAATGCTAATGTTTGTGCGCTACCTTGGATGGGTTACTTTAGCTGTTGTCTTTATGTTTTTCACGTACATGTGACagcattgtcaaaacgatccccattcacacagatctgcgaaaatgactaaaaacactgtattattcCTGCCAGACCAGTAGATGGCAATGTCACTATGTCAAGAAACACTACGAACCTATATACTGAACATATAATACAAATGTGAATGAAGTCAACATTTTCTTGaattcacatttttataatttacacaataataataaaggttttgttttcaaaagcttgcattttcaggcccacAAAACAcagttgttgtgtaaatgagcAGTCAAAACACATACAAATGGtttgttaaaaattatataggGGAGAGTGGGGGGATTTGTGCTAGGGGGGAATTAATTACACCCATGGTTTCTGGAAAACCATAGAAGAAATTAGGGGTGTGCACAAATAGTCAAATATTCGttctgtaatttaatattagaaaaataaaaaaaatactatacaaattttactatgttgctttgctggccgtaaatgcagtgaatccatgataaaaaaaaatcctcaagATATGATAACTTATCTGatagcaaaatgattttgagacatATGATTCCTTTAAGTTTGATATGAttcctcacggaggagctccggaagcataaaaggaggatcGACGACAGTGAAGGGCAAGAGAGGACCATGCCTGGActtctctcgtccttcactgtcgtcgctcctccttctatgcttctggagctcctccgtgagggactcaaggccggtgcgcctcacAGGTGGAGCTTGTTAACTCTCGCATCACCGGCCTTGCgccattccctcacggctctcgtccgccctgctcgtcacagagatatatttaagaacagaaaacaaagtgcTACTGTTAGAAATGAATGATGAgatataatgaatgaatgatgagaATGATGTTAGAATGATGTATgagatataaacaaataaataggtCCTCCATGACGTTAACTTGTTCATGGGGAGAACTCTATTTTTCGTGTGCCTTGTGCCCTCTATGTCAACTTATTTGACTATTGTGGGTGCAAGGGCGTGTGATTTATACAATGATGCTCCAGTTTGCAGAGATGCTTGCAAGCTATCTCTTCTCTGGAGCTCATAGTCACTTAAAGAGACAGCATTCCCCACCAAGCTATGCATAATAACATCCATACTGGATGTTTTGATCAGTGTGTCAGACTGGTACTGCTCTGCACACTATGGCAGTGCCGTAGGTGGACCAGGCTGACCTGCTAAAAAAGTCTCAAAGTAGACTGTGGCGAGTTGTGCTGCCCCTCGTAAGACTGGGAACCAGCTCGTCACGCTCAGCAGCCTTAATATCTAGCACCCGCCCCTTCTCATTATCTTCACATAAACCCTCCTTCCCAGCCACCTCTGGTGCTTCAGGGGGCAACAGTTTTCAGTGAAATGTTTGGTGTTCTGTTGATTCCTGTAACACATCAGGACACAGAATATTTAACATCCCCTCAAGGGGACTTATCAAAATTAGTGCCCATTTTAGCGATCTTGGCAGCGTGAAAACTACTGCCAGGGATTTCTGCATGGGTTCTAAAGACAGTAGAATAAGGATACGGAATCCAATTTATTCATCGTTCTCTGCGTTTCAACGGCGTGGTCTCCAATACCGTGAAATCGAGGTAAGCGACTTTACTGTCACGAGAGATTCTTCTGAAGAAAGTGCCATAGAGCATGTTTCCCTCTCTAGAGAGAGAGTCAGGTTACTACAGCAGATACTACTTAGTTTATAAAAGGACAAGGGAATGCATCCAATCTTAGATCTTCGAGGCTTAAACCATCCAGTCAAAGCTCTCAAGTTCAAGGTGTTAACGTAAAGATCATGCCACAAACCAACATCATGATTGGTTTGTCACGATCGATCTTATGGACGCATATATTTCACATATAAAATATTGCCACAACACAGGAGGTACCTGAGGTTCACTTtcaggggcgaagcttaccaatatcGGGTTCTTCCATTTGGCCTAGCTTCAATACCCTGCACATGCACAAAATGTATGGATGTAGCACTGGCTCCATGGTACTCCAGGGCATTCAGGGCTAATACTAGCACAGTCACGAGATGGCGTTACAACACAGATGTCGTACTAGCTCAACTAATTTCTTTAGGGTTGAGACTGAACAAGAAGAATGTGTTCTCTGTCCTACCCAGAGAATGACATATTTAGGGATAATATGGGATTCAACAATGATGCAGGCACGATTGTTTCCTGCTCGAGTCGAGACCATTCTAACAACCCTGAACAATGTCAGGATAGGCCAAGATTGCACTGTTCTGCAGTATCAAAAATGGTAGGTCTCATGGCATCTGCGTCCTCAGTGATTCATATGGGCCTCTTGCACATGAGATGTTTCAATTGTGGCTCTGAGCCAAAAGGTTTTGTCTAAGCAATTCCCTACAGCAAATGAGGGCAAATAAGTTTCTAAAATCCATGTTTATGGTAAAGGTTACATGCCGCAGCTTCATTCCCTTTCTATATGGCTCAGACAGCGGGGAGCGGCCTTAGGTGGCCATCCAGTCCAAAGGGATATGGTGAGGTCATCATCTCAATTGGCACAACAATTGCCTCAAAATGATGGCTGTATTTTATGGCCCTGAAGTACTtggctctaggaagggttctggttgtcCCAAGTGTCTTCCAtttgtgctcttaggaaccttaagtgcagcagaattttttttgtgaccttggccagatctgtgccttgccacaattctgtctctgagctcttcaggcagttcctttgacctcatgattctcatttgctctgacatgcactgtgagctgttaggtcttatatagacaggtgtgtggctttcctaatcaagtccaatcagtataatcaaacacagctggactcaaataaaggtgtagaaccatctcaaggatgatcagaagaaatggacagcacctgagttaaatatgagtgtcagcaaagggtctgaatacttaggaccatgtgatatttctttttttcttttttaataaatctgtaaaaatgtcaacaattctgtgtttttctgtaaatatggggtgctgtgtgtacattaatgtggaaaaaaaatgaacttaaatgattttagcaaatggctgaattataacaaagagtgaaaaattccAGGCCAAATACTTttcgtacccactgtatgtggCCCAGTATGCGCCTGTATGCGTTTCCTCCGGTTTCTGTGCTCCCAGGAGTTCTAGCCAAACAGAACTCTTTCTGATAGCACCGCATTGGCTGAATGGTATATGGTTCTCAGAGATATTCCAACAATTTAATAGGGTGACAATATCTAAATAAGCCTTAAATGAgtcattttgtatttaatttatcttgCTTTCATATAGCATTACAGTGTGTAACGATTTTGTACaggtatttaattaatttatgggtgaaatatattaatataataaatcataaagtcTTATGATGCATATATTGACCCAAGGAGGAATTAActatatattgtgaattaactacaatgaattataatcaattacatacatgattagttctggtttaataattatttagagaaactatatcggtttgtccagcaaaccgtCCAATGACTTATTTGGATATTGTTCAGAATTTAGCTTTATTTATGTGTATGAAATATTATGACCTGACACAATAACATTAAATTTGTTTGAAGTATCATGTCCTAGAATAGCACTGCCACTACACACTTCATTTTCTTGTGGTTTTCCAGGACAAGCTATTGAATTATCGAATGCCAGTGCCGCTGATGCTGAAGAATCTTTGCTCGAGAAAGAATCTGCTGGTATGTTTGAGCTGTTGCTTTAATATAAACCAGGCAAATTTCAAGTAGATTCACATCACAGCACTGGAGATGCACTTTGACATTTCACTCTTTCTCCAACAGGAGGCAAGAGAACTGGTGAAACACTAGCTGTCTCTCTGGAGAAAGCCAAACCAAGTATGTTTTACTTGAAATATCAGTGCTGTTTTAACCCTTGTGTTGTGTTGAGAACCCtatcacacttgtggtgttcccggtcaaaaataaCCGGCCTGCAGAAAAATAACTTATAAATCATTTGTTAAGCTATTTTATCAtcaaatattggattcaatcttttagCCAACTTGTTTTCTGTATTagtgagtatgagctgaagtgCATCtgtccatcataaatgtactcaaCACAGCTCCAGGGCCTTTTTTAATAAAGGCCtcgtgaagcaaagtgatgtgtttgtgtaagaaaaaatatccatatttaacaagttatggaGTAAAATATCTAGGTTCTggcagaccgccttctgtattcctATATATTTGGAATTATCTTCCAAATCATTTCTGCAATACATTGGACCTGCTTCCATCTACAGCATAAATGTGGATGTTTTGTTGATCACTTTGTTGTTTTGGATTTTCTGctctttttaaattaatgagTGGAATTCCATTTACTGTGTTGTAAGAGTCTTTTCTTGCATTGAAATCAAGGAAAAAGTTTCCAGTAGGATCTTGTTCTATCCTGTTTTTGACTAAAATGTCTCTGAATTGCAGATTTGGCTTTGTTGTCATAATACATTTAGTCTATTTTGAACTGAGCGTGGTTTTAAGTGAACAAATATTTGATGCATATTTTATTCCTCTTCATTACAGAGAGACACTCGTTGTATTACATTTACACAGCCTTGTCTAAACCTGTAGATCTGCCGGGCATCTATGAATTCAGTGCTATGGGTCTGCTGGACGACACACAGATCGACTATTACAATagtgaagaaaagagaaagattCCCAAACAACAGTGGATGAAAGAGAAAATGCAGGAGGATTACTGGGAAAAAGGCACTCAGTCCAGAAAGAGTAAAGAACAGTGGTTTAATGTGAACGTCAATATTATCATGGACCGCATGAGACACAATAAATCAGGTGAGAAACATTCATACAGTTTAACCTGCACATGATTTTTATTAAGACACACGAAACATTTTGACTCTTCTCCATTTCAGATCTTCATGTTCTTCAGTGGAGAGTCGGTTGTGAAGTTGAGCAGCAGGGAGATGAAGTGAAGTTTCTCAAAGGCATTGATGAGTATGGCTATGATGGAGAGGACTTCTTGTCTTTTGATATTAACGAGTCTCAATGGGTCACGTTTACTGATGCAGCTCTACCAACCAAGAGAAAATGGGACAGTGTGCCGATCCTAAACCAATACACCAAAGGATACCTGGAGAAAGAGTGTGTGGACTGGCTCAACAAATTCAGAGAATATGGAGACGAGAAGCTCAGAAACGGctgtgagtgaatgtgtgtttgtaGATTATCTGCAGCTGATGAAACTGATTGATGAACTGATTCTGTGTTTTCAGCTCCTCCAAATGTTTATGTGATTGAAAAGAAGAATACCAATGATGAAACCAAGCTGAAACTCACCTGTCTGGCCACTGGCTTCTACCCCAAAGACGTGATGATGATCATTAGGAAAAATCACACATCTCTGCCTGAAGATGAGATTGAATCCACAGGAATCAGACCAAACCAGGATGGATCCTTCCAGATGAGGAAGAGTGTGGAGATCAAGAAGGAGGAAAAAGATGAAGATGATTGTTTTGTGTACCACAGATCCCTCAAAGAACCAATCATCGTCAAAAAGGGTAATTTAAGCTGTTGACAGACAGAAATATCTATTGATACTGGAATGAAAAAGAATTTGAGTAGTGATTTGATTTGCTTGTGATATCCTTAACTAAAATTTTAATCTTTTCTGCATTTGTGTAGATGGACAATAGGCTTCTCTCCGGTGACGGTAATTGGAGTTACTTTCATTTGACACTGGAAGCGGCTGCATTGGAAACTGGTTTAACATGCTGTTTAAGCTCTACTTAAATTCATATTAACACTATGTGATGTTTGTGATTCCTGgctatggtgtgtgtgtgttttgcataTATCCTATAATCTGTATGATTATAGGATTTATAATCTGTATCATGTATAATCTGCTAAAACTGAAAAGTCTTCATGTAACTGagctttttaaatttcatgtagACCGGAAATAAtccagtaacactttattttacagtgctgtaattacacatttctacatgtacttactatagtcatatcagtaaattatgcataattacaagtaactaactccaaaccctaactgtaactctatagttagtacatgtagttaattaatagtactcagtaattatttgagtaattacaatgtaactatagcactaaaataaagtgtaaccaatcctataaaatgtaaaatatggcTATTTTCTcaattgtattaaaaaatacatttcgcAGTGCTGTCATGTTTACATACATTTTACATCTTACAATATGTGCATCTAATGAACATCTCACATCTTCCAAAGTGGTCAGTGGAGGACACTAAATATTtactaaatatttgtttaaaagctCTTCTGTCAGATATGTCAGCTTTCTTGAAAGATGAAAACATTATACTCTCATGGTTTTGCTTCTCATGACTGTTGCTCATCTTCACTAATGTTTATCTGATAAATACACACCAACACTTGTTTGTGTAAAAATTTAAGAACATTATATAAAACTATCTAACAAACTGTAACTCTGGAAGTCTTTCTTTATTGTaaaaattttattaataaatgtatgtattcaCTGAACATTGAACTGTCCATCAAGTGCCGATTTTAAAAGTGTGTAAGATTAAGGGTTTGACTGACTTCCTAAACTTGCTTTGTCGGAACAtccttatatttttatttgctaaatgttttcataatgttgttATAAAACGTTCTGAGTAACATTCATGAAACGTccttatgttgttgtttttacttGAACATTCTCATAACATTGAGAGAAACTGAGAACAACATTCTCGgaatgtctttatgatgttattAATATTTGCTTAATGATTTTGAATGTTTGATTAAAATGTTGTGAGAAGAGATTTAATGAAAGATCCTTAGAGTGTTATTTGTCAAAGTCAATTGTtcatagtgcttttcacaattgtttcaaagcatgcagctttacagaaaatcatgatgTTATGGCTAACAGACCATACCATGGTGGAAGAAATCGTgtcttatatttttaatattgtcATAAATAATTGTCCTGGCAATAACTGTAACTATTCCTTGAACAGTGAAGTGTCTTTATGTTGTTGTTAAGATTATAAAAAatcacttgttttgttttgctttgtgtggtttatttatttattttaattttagtaggCTATCTTTATGTTTTTGTGGGTTATTGTGTGAGGGgaaatcataatttattttcGCTTGTATTATTGTCTTTATGGAGTGACTGTTTGTGCCAATGCTATTGTGAAAACTCTGGGTTTAGTGCGTGATCTAATTCTGTCGTTCCTTTacagagggtatgcatcgacgtcactttcccgccgaaaacgcgctccctcagctggactgagtggtaaaagaacctgctgcatgactggatttaattgCGGAAActcgagtaaaacaaacgattacactGAAGGTTGGACTcaaaagtgtttcttacaacttgtcaaatctaatccatggatattgacatgcagccaggagtcgtgtttcctgacatttatatgtaccTGATTTTGACGCTGGggaaataaagcaaatctgcctgtgaatattttatagaaCTAATATATTTGCATTGAATGACAGAAATATCACTTGatattgaaataaaacaattgtgATATTTCcattttccaatttttttttttttttttttttgtgatatccttaatactt
The window above is part of the Chanodichthys erythropterus isolate Z2021 chromosome 3, ASM2448905v1, whole genome shotgun sequence genome. Proteins encoded here:
- the LOC137017093 gene encoding uncharacterized protein, yielding MDRNAAMIVSLLCVFLLDGTLTSVQAEKHSLYYIYTALSKPVDLPGIYEFSAMGLLDDTQIENYNNEENSYCNPKQPSVKEKMQEECSQSRWFKELWFNLIVQNLMNSINQSKSDLHVLQWRHGCEVEQEGDKVKFSKSIFEYGYDGEDFLFFDFNKFQWVAAVDEALPAKGNWENMPGLNQDTKGYLEKECVDWLNKFRKDGHEKLRNGSPPNVYVFEKKNTNDETKLKLTCLATGFYPKDMMMIIRKNHTSLPEDEIESTGIRPNQDESFQMRKSVEIKKDEKNEYDCFVSHKSIKEPVIAKLGQAIELSNASAADAEESLLEKESAGGKRTGETLAVSLEKAKPKRHSLYYIYTALSKPVDLPGIYEFSAMGLLDDTQIDYYNSEEKRKIPKQQWMKEKMQEDYWEKGTQSRKSKEQWFNVNVNIIMDRMRHNKSDLHVLQWRVGCEVEQQGDEVKFLKGIDEYGYDGEDFLSFDINESQWVTFTDAALPTKRKWDSVPILNQYTKGYLEKECVDWLNKFREYGDEKLRNGSPPNVYVIEKKNTNDETKLKLTCLATGFYPKDVMMIIRKNHTSLPEDEIESTGIRPNQDGSFQMRKSVEIKKEEKDEDDCFVYHRSLKEPIIVKKDGQ